Proteins encoded within one genomic window of Cyanobacteria bacterium FACHB-DQ100:
- a CDS encoding glutathione S-transferase family protein, translating to MGTSLPHLELVSHPLCPYVQRAVITLLEKQIPHDRTYIDLGNKPDWFLQISPLGKVPLLRVDDEVLFESAAICEYLDEITPGSLHPANPLERAKHRAWIEFGSSILNTIAGLYNAPEQEKFEQKRQELLDRFARIESNGISQPYFAGAAFSLVDAVYAPIFRYFNVFEDAINLDCFSTFPDLKRWRQALQARSSVQNAVVEEYHQRLLAFLKQRHSYLSTLIN from the coding sequence ATGGGGACATCGCTTCCTCACCTAGAACTGGTCAGCCATCCACTTTGTCCCTACGTTCAGCGGGCTGTGATTACGCTGTTAGAAAAGCAGATTCCGCACGATCGTACCTACATTGATTTGGGAAATAAGCCAGATTGGTTTCTGCAAATTTCGCCGCTCGGCAAAGTTCCGTTGCTCCGAGTTGACGATGAGGTTTTGTTTGAGTCTGCTGCCATTTGTGAGTATCTGGATGAAATCACGCCCGGTTCATTGCATCCTGCCAACCCACTAGAACGAGCGAAGCATCGAGCTTGGATTGAGTTTGGATCAAGCATTTTGAATACGATCGCAGGGTTGTACAACGCGCCTGAGCAAGAAAAATTTGAGCAGAAACGTCAAGAGCTTCTTGATCGATTCGCTCGAATTGAAAGCAATGGAATCAGTCAACCTTACTTTGCGGGTGCGGCCTTTTCTCTAGTCGATGCCGTCTATGCACCAATCTTTCGCTACTTCAATGTCTTCGAGGATGCAATCAACTTAGATTGCTTCTCCACGTTCCCAGACCTCAAACGCTGGCGGCAAGCTCTACAGGCTCGCTCTTCTGTTCAGAATGCAGTTGTCGAAGAGTATCACCAGCGCCTACTCGCATTTCTCAAACAACGCCATTCTTATCTCTCTACTCTCATCAATTAG
- a CDS encoding glutathione S-transferase, whose protein sequence is MMSTRFRLITIPVSHYCEKARWALEYLQIPFQEFAHMPPFHQIAVKKYGGTTLPILVTDTQTICDSTGILRYLDTLQSGKLYPSESELQALTIELETLFNENLGVNTRRWGYSTILTPELIYPKWTQGVPTWQKPLFPIIFPQVKSIVQKRFQITKTSAREAYREIEGVFDRVSQILGDGRKYLLGDQFSAIDLTFAALAAPILQPPEHHIPPSPIEVAPIQVQDDIRACRATRAGEFGLRLYREHRHYGIVNLTDDNQN, encoded by the coding sequence TTGATGTCAACTCGTTTTCGTTTGATCACAATTCCCGTTAGTCACTATTGTGAGAAGGCGCGTTGGGCCTTGGAATACTTACAGATTCCCTTTCAAGAATTTGCACACATGCCGCCATTCCATCAGATCGCTGTAAAGAAATATGGTGGAACTACATTACCTATTTTAGTTACAGATACACAAACCATCTGTGACTCGACAGGAATCCTGCGGTATTTAGATACTCTCCAATCTGGAAAACTGTATCCTTCTGAGTCTGAACTCCAGGCACTCACCATAGAACTAGAAACGTTATTCAATGAGAACTTAGGGGTAAATACTCGTCGCTGGGGCTACTCAACGATTCTTACCCCAGAGCTGATTTATCCAAAATGGACTCAAGGCGTACCTACCTGGCAAAAGCCTCTGTTTCCGATCATTTTTCCACAGGTGAAGTCGATTGTGCAGAAACGATTTCAAATTACGAAAACATCAGCGCGAGAAGCATATCGAGAAATCGAGGGAGTATTTGATCGCGTAAGCCAAATTTTAGGCGACGGCCGTAAATATTTATTAGGCGATCAATTTTCGGCGATCGACCTAACATTTGCCGCCTTAGCCGCGCCCATTCTCCAACCACCAGAGCATCACATTCCACCTTCACCGATTGAGGTAGCTCCAATTCAGGTTCAAGATGATATTCGGGCTTGTCGAGCTACCCGTGCAGGGGAGTTCGGCTTGCGTCTCTATCGAGAACATCGTCATTATGGCATTGTCAACTTAACCGATGACAATCAAAATTAG
- a CDS encoding oxalate:formate antiporter, with product MEVPTTALISHQLFISRALPRLAADLRVVGVAAAGSWAENSMDEFSDLDLIIAVEHESFAQVMPERQSIAASLGELLAAFTGEHVGEPRVLICLYDSPLLHVDLKFLSINDVQTRVDEPVVLWERDNRLSKSYASSTGRYPLLDEQWIEDRFWIWIHYGTGKIARGELFEALDFISYLRSTVLGPLGLLRAGCKPIGVRRIEQLAPTLAKALESTVALHNRKSCYVALERCIEIYRSLRSAAVIHREAAEEAAIEYLKTMLAHQG from the coding sequence ATGGAAGTTCCAACGACTGCACTGATCAGCCACCAACTGTTTATCAGCAGAGCCCTCCCGCGTCTTGCAGCAGACCTACGAGTTGTGGGTGTTGCAGCAGCAGGTTCTTGGGCAGAGAACTCGATGGACGAGTTTAGCGATCTCGATTTGATCATCGCTGTGGAGCATGAGAGTTTCGCACAGGTTATGCCCGAGCGACAGAGCATTGCCGCATCATTGGGAGAGTTATTGGCAGCGTTTACGGGCGAGCATGTCGGTGAGCCACGGGTCTTGATCTGCCTTTACGACTCACCGCTACTGCATGTTGATCTCAAATTTTTGTCCATCAATGATGTGCAAACGCGAGTTGATGAGCCAGTTGTTCTCTGGGAGCGCGACAATCGTCTATCAAAGTCTTATGCTTCCAGCACTGGCAGATATCCCTTACTCGATGAGCAGTGGATCGAGGATCGCTTTTGGATATGGATTCACTATGGAACTGGCAAAATTGCGCGAGGAGAATTGTTTGAGGCCCTAGACTTCATTTCATACTTGCGTAGCACGGTTCTCGGTCCTCTAGGACTATTGCGAGCAGGGTGCAAACCGATTGGTGTTCGGAGAATTGAGCAGCTTGCACCTACTCTAGCTAAAGCCCTTGAAAGCACTGTCGCTTTGCACAACCGGAAGAGTTGTTATGTCGCATTGGAACGGTGTATCGAAATTTATCGATCGCTTCGTTCAGCGGCAGTGATCCACCGTGAAGCTGCTGAGGAAGCTGCCATTGAATATTTGAAGACGATGCTTGCGCATCAAGGATAA
- a CDS encoding MarR family transcriptional regulator translates to MKPMTKLNDLHNSTWRLFLTTHVKLLDQIEAKLKAAALPPLEWYDVLWTLKEAPEHRLRLSEVADRVLLSRSNLTRLVDRLEAAGLLRRERCPNDRRGAFAVLTESGFAMQEQIWAVYSDCIAEYFGQYLNDEEAQVMQQAFKRIIAALDAQ, encoded by the coding sequence ATGAAGCCTATGACAAAACTCAACGATCTTCACAACTCCACCTGGCGGTTGTTTCTCACTACTCATGTCAAACTGCTCGATCAAATTGAAGCCAAACTTAAGGCAGCAGCGTTACCACCCTTGGAGTGGTATGACGTGTTGTGGACGCTCAAAGAAGCTCCTGAGCATCGATTGCGGCTGAGCGAAGTGGCAGATAGAGTGCTGTTGAGCCGAAGTAATCTGACGCGGTTGGTGGATCGGCTCGAAGCGGCAGGATTATTACGACGAGAACGCTGTCCGAATGATCGACGGGGCGCATTTGCCGTGTTAACAGAATCAGGATTCGCAATGCAAGAACAAATCTGGGCGGTTTACTCGGATTGCATTGCTGAATATTTCGGTCAATATCTTAATGACGAGGAAGCTCAAGTTATGCAGCAAGCTTTCAAACGGATAATTGCTGCACTTGATGCACAGTAG
- a CDS encoding DUF2808 domain-containing protein: MFHPFNALLSFQRSRLAHAIALTAGLVSLSTSLAVAGQHPTGQFFFDHAPRLVRAETNAIPITYVGGTAYEFTIAVPQDAGAPLQAVTITQDGNPRTIEFNLNQSRAIAGNGTNIPLESIGGNQNTATTIAFAQPIQPGETVTVSLKSDRNPSSEGVYLFGITAYPAGDQEHGLFLGHGRVQIYSQGR, from the coding sequence ATGTTCCATCCTTTCAATGCACTGCTTTCATTTCAGCGATCACGTCTCGCTCATGCAATTGCGCTGACAGCAGGATTGGTCTCTCTATCGACATCGCTTGCTGTTGCAGGACAACACCCGACGGGACAATTCTTCTTCGACCACGCTCCACGCCTAGTTCGTGCGGAAACAAATGCAATTCCCATTACTTATGTGGGTGGAACGGCTTATGAGTTTACGATTGCCGTTCCTCAAGATGCAGGCGCGCCGCTACAAGCTGTTACCATCACTCAAGATGGAAATCCCAGAACTATCGAATTTAATCTCAATCAAAGTCGAGCGATCGCTGGCAATGGCACCAATATTCCACTTGAGAGCATTGGGGGGAATCAAAATACAGCAACGACGATCGCATTTGCTCAACCGATTCAACCCGGTGAAACTGTGACCGTTTCGCTCAAAAGTGATCGCAATCCAAGCTCAGAGGGTGTCTATTTATTTGGCATCACTGCTTATCCTGCGGGAGATCAAGAGCATGGGCTATTTCTAGGGCATGGTCGTGTGCAGATTTACAGTCAGGGTCGCTAG
- a CDS encoding phosphotransferase — translation MARTTTALVAHFLQSQFDGLVSDVSLIGSGMFSQAFSFMLDRQPFIIRLNTHQEDFQKDAFAHQHFSSSKLPIPKMIQSGRFNELYYFAITERCTGMTLNDIEPQAIGQVLPKLFDTLLAIHTLDSSDYSGWGLTDASGQGRFASWQAYLLSFHNQKFPFTWKQLIQDTFMEQEIYDKALAMILKDVEFCSASKYWVHGDFGFDNVISDGQQITGVLDWAELLLGDYVYDVAYLEFWSENICYKQQWQHWAKDREIDLSRCYFEERLRCYMLHIGLKGLAIAAIRNDPEDYVQVRARIQQILDAEYFTLF, via the coding sequence ATGGCAAGAACTACCACAGCCTTAGTGGCTCACTTTCTCCAATCTCAGTTTGACGGATTGGTATCAGATGTCTCACTGATTGGATCAGGAATGTTCTCGCAAGCATTTTCGTTTATGCTTGATCGACAACCCTTTATCATTCGGCTCAACACCCATCAAGAAGACTTTCAGAAGGATGCCTTTGCACATCAACACTTTAGCTCATCCAAATTACCAATTCCGAAGATGATTCAATCCGGTCGCTTCAACGAATTGTACTATTTCGCAATTACAGAACGCTGTACAGGGATGACCCTGAATGACATAGAACCGCAAGCGATCGGACAGGTACTGCCAAAGTTATTTGACACGCTGTTAGCCATTCACACTTTGGATAGTTCAGATTACTCCGGTTGGGGACTCACCGATGCGTCTGGTCAGGGTCGCTTTGCATCTTGGCAAGCGTATTTGCTGTCGTTCCATAACCAGAAATTTCCCTTTACGTGGAAGCAACTCATTCAGGATACATTTATGGAGCAAGAGATCTATGACAAGGCTCTTGCCATGATTTTGAAGGATGTAGAGTTCTGCTCAGCTAGCAAATATTGGGTACATGGTGATTTTGGGTTTGACAATGTGATATCTGATGGGCAGCAGATTACGGGTGTCTTGGATTGGGCGGAATTGCTGCTAGGAGATTATGTGTACGATGTTGCCTATTTGGAGTTTTGGTCTGAGAATATTTGCTACAAACAGCAATGGCAGCACTGGGCAAAAGATAGAGAAATAGATCTCTCACGTTGCTATTTTGAAGAGCGACTGCGTTGTTACATGCTCCATATCGGGTTAAAGGGTTTAGCGATCGCAGCAATTCGGAACGATCCAGAAGATTACGTTCAAGTGAGAGCAAGAATTCAACAAATCCTGGATGCCGAGTACTTCACACTCTTCTAG
- a CDS encoding RnfABCDGE type electron transport complex subunit D → MFQDARMYQILFLSLFLLVGMIMRDWTLHLDMIATALATCVGAQWFLARTTDQPFTQSLPSALITALGMSVLLRADHYTTIVLACCAAIGSKFVLRVGEKHLFNPGNFGIITALLLTSDAWVSPGQWGEEGWYAVLFLATGGLVLKRVGRWDTTIAFLAAYGGLEAIRNVYLGWTWDVWGHRLMSGSLLMFALFMITDPRTIPNAQIGRVIWAVAIAMLTFILRNQFFISTAVFWALFALAPLSMVIDRIFPDSRFSWEQRATTTEPLSI, encoded by the coding sequence ATGTTTCAAGACGCTCGAATGTATCAAATTTTGTTTCTGTCGCTGTTCTTGCTGGTGGGCATGATCATGCGAGATTGGACCTTGCATCTCGACATGATCGCCACTGCGCTCGCCACTTGCGTCGGAGCACAGTGGTTCCTGGCTCGAACCACAGACCAACCCTTTACGCAATCGCTTCCCAGTGCGTTGATTACCGCTCTAGGCATGAGTGTATTGTTGAGAGCCGATCATTACACCACGATCGTCCTAGCTTGCTGTGCAGCCATTGGGAGTAAGTTTGTGCTGCGGGTGGGTGAGAAGCATTTGTTTAATCCAGGGAATTTTGGCATCATTACCGCGTTGCTCTTGACTTCGGATGCGTGGGTTTCTCCGGGACAGTGGGGAGAAGAGGGTTGGTATGCGGTGCTGTTTTTAGCAACAGGGGGATTGGTACTCAAGCGCGTGGGTAGATGGGATACCACGATCGCGTTTCTTGCTGCATATGGTGGATTAGAAGCGATTCGGAATGTTTACCTGGGTTGGACTTGGGATGTTTGGGGGCATCGACTGATGAGCGGATCGCTGTTGATGTTCGCGCTGTTTATGATTACAGATCCACGGACGATTCCAAATGCTCAGATTGGGCGAGTCATCTGGGCAGTTGCGATCGCGATGCTCACATTCATTTTGCGAAATCAATTTTTTATCTCAACGGCAGTGTTCTGGGCGCTCTTTGCATTGGCTCCTCTGAGCATGGTTATCGATCGAATTTTCCCGGATTCTCGCTTTTCTTGGGAACAGCGTGCAACGACTACAGAACCTTTATCCATCTAG
- a CDS encoding GNAT family N-acetyltransferase, with product MIITLPLSNGFSLSNLQPSDEIAYVEHLNNPLIHETTEAIPYPYTQEHANQWIQRQTDLTDQFGKPPLLAIRNSNAELIGSIGIGEIDPQSYVAELGYWLAPEYWGQGIMTEAVRNFVRYAFTDLNLLRLWTRVFEFNPGSRRVLEKNGFQLEGIQRQHVYRNGKFVDDYLYGLLKSDLGG from the coding sequence ATGATCATCACACTACCGCTCAGCAATGGTTTTTCATTGTCAAACTTGCAGCCTTCAGATGAGATTGCCTATGTTGAGCATCTGAATAATCCGCTCATTCATGAAACAACTGAAGCAATTCCCTACCCTTACACGCAGGAACATGCTAACCAGTGGATTCAACGTCAGACAGATCTCACTGATCAATTCGGCAAGCCCCCTTTACTCGCAATTCGCAACTCGAATGCGGAATTGATCGGCTCGATCGGGATTGGCGAGATTGATCCTCAATCTTACGTTGCGGAACTAGGGTACTGGCTTGCCCCTGAATATTGGGGACAGGGAATCATGACTGAAGCGGTTAGGAACTTTGTTCGTTATGCCTTCACAGACTTAAATTTACTTCGTTTGTGGACGCGAGTTTTTGAGTTTAACCCAGGATCGCGGCGAGTTCTAGAGAAGAATGGCTTTCAGCTAGAAGGTATCCAGCGCCAGCATGTCTATCGGAATGGTAAGTTCGTTGATGATTATTTGTATGGACTGCTGAAGTCCGATTTAGGCGGATAA
- a CDS encoding nuclear transport factor 2 family protein, producing the protein MSFDLKAAFEDIKTLVLQGKAMEAFEKYYGEDVVMQENETPATIGKAANRQRELEFFSKVTEFRSAELKTVAFGDDVIISEWFVDYTHADWGKVTHDQVSVQRWKDGKVIHERFYYGS; encoded by the coding sequence ATGAGTTTCGATCTCAAGGCTGCTTTTGAAGACATCAAGACCCTCGTGTTGCAAGGCAAAGCAATGGAGGCATTTGAGAAGTACTACGGTGAGGATGTCGTGATGCAAGAGAACGAAACACCTGCCACGATCGGGAAAGCTGCAAATCGACAGCGGGAGTTAGAGTTCTTCTCAAAAGTGACTGAATTTCGGAGTGCGGAATTAAAGACCGTTGCATTTGGTGATGATGTAATTATTTCAGAATGGTTCGTGGACTACACACATGCGGACTGGGGCAAAGTCACGCATGATCAGGTTTCTGTTCAGCGATGGAAAGACGGCAAGGTGATTCATGAACGCTTTTATTACGGTTCTTGA
- a CDS encoding DUF2330 domain-containing protein → MKIFRVLFAFLVISLSCFIFVPKAWAFCGFYVAKADAKLYNQASQVAIARNGDRTVLTMANDYQGEVKDFAIVVPVPTVLQKEQVKVSDPKIIERLDAFSAPRLVEYFDPDPCAPMDDRVFSPALPSAAVAPTGNAARKRQESLGVTVEAKFTVGEYDILVLSAKESSGLETWLVENGYKIPRGAKQLLKPYIRQKLKFFVAKVNLDEFDKAGFQSLRPLQITYDSPRFMLPIRLGMINAQTAQDLIVYILSPKGQAEVTNYRTVKVPSDAEVPLFVKDEFSRFYKSMFEKSYDREDRKVAFLEYAWNMSNCDPCSAEPLSSEELKQAGVFWLNRSEPVTMPRGFRRPVFNSDVFITRLHVRYTRDKFPEDLMFQDTNNQETFQGRYVLRHPFQGETNCAAGRRYQRSLRQRFEEQAQTLARLTGWNIDEIRKKQPQVQSQSPGWQDALMSLLGM, encoded by the coding sequence ATGAAAATATTTCGTGTTTTATTTGCATTTCTAGTGATTAGTTTGAGTTGTTTCATCTTCGTGCCAAAAGCCTGGGCTTTTTGTGGGTTTTATGTGGCAAAAGCAGATGCAAAACTTTATAACCAGGCGTCTCAGGTCGCGATCGCTCGTAATGGTGATCGAACCGTTCTAACGATGGCAAATGACTATCAAGGAGAGGTGAAAGACTTTGCGATCGTCGTTCCCGTTCCCACTGTCTTGCAGAAGGAGCAAGTCAAAGTGAGCGATCCAAAAATTATTGAAAGACTAGATGCCTTCAGTGCGCCTCGATTGGTTGAATATTTTGATCCAGATCCCTGTGCGCCAATGGACGATCGAGTCTTCTCTCCGGCGCTGCCCTCGGCTGCGGTGGCTCCCACAGGAAATGCAGCCAGGAAACGCCAAGAATCTTTGGGAGTCACGGTCGAAGCAAAATTCACCGTTGGGGAATACGACATTCTAGTTTTGAGTGCAAAAGAATCAAGCGGATTGGAAACCTGGCTGGTGGAAAATGGCTACAAGATCCCACGGGGAGCAAAACAGCTCTTGAAGCCCTACATTCGTCAGAAACTCAAATTCTTCGTTGCAAAGGTGAACTTAGACGAGTTTGATAAAGCGGGATTTCAATCCTTGCGCCCCTTGCAAATCACTTACGATTCGCCTCGATTTATGTTGCCGATTCGATTAGGAATGATCAATGCTCAAACGGCTCAAGATTTAATCGTTTACATCCTGTCGCCCAAAGGTCAGGCGGAAGTGACCAATTACCGGACTGTCAAGGTTCCCTCGGATGCAGAAGTGCCCCTGTTTGTGAAGGATGAGTTTAGTCGCTTCTACAAATCGATGTTTGAGAAAAGCTACGATCGCGAAGATCGAAAAGTAGCGTTTCTGGAATATGCCTGGAATATGAGCAATTGCGACCCCTGCTCGGCGGAGCCTTTAAGCTCTGAAGAGTTGAAACAGGCGGGCGTGTTTTGGCTCAATCGTTCTGAACCTGTCACGATGCCGCGTGGTTTCCGTCGTCCAGTGTTTAACTCTGACGTGTTCATCACCCGCTTGCATGTGCGCTATACCCGTGATAAGTTCCCAGAAGATTTGATGTTCCAGGATACTAACAATCAAGAAACTTTTCAGGGACGGTACGTTTTGCGGCATCCTTTCCAAGGCGAGACTAACTGTGCTGCGGGAAGACGATATCAGCGATCGCTCCGTCAACGGTTTGAAGAACAAGCGCAAACCCTCGCACGTCTCACGGGTTGGAACATTGATGAAATTCGCAAAAAACAGCCGCAAGTGCAGAGCCAGTCTCCTGGGTGGCAGGATGCTTTGATGTCGCTCCTTGGCATGTAA